The Pyrus communis chromosome 9, drPyrComm1.1, whole genome shotgun sequence genome has a segment encoding these proteins:
- the LOC137744407 gene encoding uncharacterized mitochondrial protein AtMg00810-like, whose translation MDKPVIGVRWVFKTKLNLDGTVQKHKARLVAKGYAQKPRIDYNETFAPVARLDTIQTLIALATQNGWKLFQLDVKSAFLNGVLKEEVPRAWYSEIDAYLTSSKFIKSTSEATLYIKSDEEGGILIVSIYVDDIVFTGSSKTLLSEFKIEMMQKYKMSDLGLLHHFLGMGILQTENSVFIHQSKYAKSLLVKFGLEDCKPVSIPLPTSEKLKKVDGSELADESIYRKIVGSLLYLTATRPDLMYAASLLSRFMNSPTKKHFGVARRVLRYVQGTLSYGIEYTKDRDAILVEFCDADSVGSEDDCRSTSGYAFSFGSGVFSWTFVKQNTIALSTTEAKYVSAAEATTQAIWLRFLLDDFGEMQVDATPLFCDNMSAIFMVKNPVFHQKN comes from the exons ATGGACAAACCTGTTATTGGGGTGAGATGGGTGttcaaaactaaattaaatCTAGATGGAACAGTTCAGAAGCACAAGGCTAGACTGGTGGCaaaagggtatgcacaaaagccTAGAATTGATTACAATGAGACCTTTGCACCAGTGGCAAGGTTGGATACAATTCAAACTCTTATTGCTTTAGCTACACAAAATGGGTGGAAATTATTCCAACTAGATGTGAAATCTGCGTTTTTAAATGGCGTACTTAAAGAAGAG GTACCTAGAGCCTGGTATAGTGAGATTGATGCATATCTCACCAGTTCTAAGTTCATTAAGAGCACAAGTGAAGCTACTTTGTACATCAAGTCTGATGAAGAAGGTGGTATACTCATTGTCtcaatatatgttgatgacattgtgTTTACTGGAAGTAGCAAAACACTACTCAGTGAGTTCAAAATAGAGATGATGCAGAAGTATAAGATGTCTGATTTAGGCTTACTTCATCATTTCTTAGGAATGGGAATCTTACAAACTGAAAATAGTGTATTTATTCATCAAAGCAAGTATGCAAAATCATTACTTGTGAAGTTTGGCCTTGAAGATTGTAAACCTGTCTCTATTCCTCTACCAACTAGTGAAAAACTTAAGAAGGTAGATGGAAGTGAATTGGCAGATGAAAGCATATACAGGAAAATTGTGGGCAGCCTTCTGTATTTGACAGCAACTAGACCAGATTTGATGTATGCTGCTAGTTTGTTGTCAAGGTTCATGAATAGTCCTACAAAGAAACATTTTGGAGTTGCAAGAAGGGTTCTGAGATATGTGCAAGGCACACTGAGCTATGGAATTGAGTATACAAAAGATAGAGATGCAATTCTTGTAGAGTTTTGTGATGCAGACTCGGTAGGGAGTGAGGATGATTGCAGGAGCACCTCAGGATATGCATTCAGCTTTGGTAGTGGGGTTTTCTCTTGGACTTTTGTGAAGCAAAACACAATTGCTTTATCAACTACAGAGGCCAAGTATGTCTCAGCAGCAGAAGCCACAACCCAGGCTATTTGGCTAAGAT